One region of Miscanthus floridulus cultivar M001 chromosome 19, ASM1932011v1, whole genome shotgun sequence genomic DNA includes:
- the LOC136526066 gene encoding uncharacterized protein, translating to MGAVHRAGEKNSFTGETAIESHCAGADVITGDAACRKKSIELLEELGLPKGLLPTEDIQEFGYNGETGFMWLVQGKKKAEHTFKKIMQTVSYASEVTAFAKKSKLRKINGVKTKELMLWLSVVEVYVLEASPDKVTFKTGTGLSDTFDATAFAFGQ from the exons ATGGGAGCTGTTCATAGAGCAGGAGAAAAAAACAGCTTCACTGGTGAAACG GCCATCGAGAGCCACTGCGCCGGTGCAGATGTCATCACCGGAGATGCCGCGTGCAGGAAGAAGTCGATTGAGCTGCTTGAGGAGCTCGGCCTCCCCAAGGGACTGCTTCCAACGGAGGACATCCAGGAGTTCGGGTACAACGGCGAGACAGGGTTCATGTGGTTGGTgcaggggaagaagaaggccgagcACACATTCAAGAAGATCATGCAGACTGTTTCCTATGCCTCCGAGGTGACCGCATTCGCCAAGAAGAGCAAACTGAGGAAGATCAACGGCGtgaagaccaaggaactgatgctCTGGCTCAGCGTTGTCGAGGTCTATGTTCTCGAGGCCTCGCCAGACAAGGTCACCTTCAAGACCGGCACTGGCCTCTCGGACACCTTTGATGCCACTGCCTTTGCGTTTGGACAATAA